A single genomic interval of candidate division KSB1 bacterium harbors:
- a CDS encoding ABC transporter ATP-binding protein/permease, with the protein MSLLKPLLRLKKYLRQYRSELAISGILIIISNGLYAIIPKILQRTIDAIGGQLSLTRLAGHVGILLAATTLYAVIRFFIRKAMIGVSRKIEYQLRNDYFGHLQRLSQQFFIKYKTGDLMARATNDIGAVTMTIGMGAMFAITNTLVFIFVVAMMLSTNAKLAVLALIPFPLILFVMYVSFGFFYKIYEQVQGIYSGITSHVQETIAGIRVVQAYVQEPNEIRQFAQVNQRYLKENLALARARGIMWSLMMLLFGLSLVILLWFGGNAVMANRISLGDLVAFTAWVGMLSWPMISLGWVLNLIQRASASMNRINEIMDTEPLIADGVNTDYQIKTLRGEIEFRNVSFAYNGKPVLKNISLTIPAGSTLAIIGPTGSGKSTLVHLIPRLIDVSSGELLIDATEIHKIPLKVLRSHIGMVPQEAFLFSETLADNISFGLEHAHPDEIERVAAISTIRDDLESFPDKYQTLIGERGINLSGGQKQRTAISRALLRKPKILILDDALSSVDTYTEKKILAALQENYFQQTTIMISHRISTIKHADLIIVLNDGEIIEQGNHEQLLAKKGFYASLYQRQLLEQALEEI; encoded by the coding sequence ATGTCTTTGCTAAAACCTCTTCTTCGGTTGAAAAAGTATCTAAGGCAGTATCGGAGTGAGCTTGCCATCTCTGGAATTCTCATCATTATCTCAAACGGTCTGTATGCGATAATACCCAAAATCCTGCAACGTACCATCGATGCCATCGGAGGCCAGCTCTCACTGACTCGTTTGGCTGGTCATGTGGGGATTTTATTAGCGGCGACCACCCTGTATGCCGTAATTCGATTTTTCATTCGAAAAGCCATGATCGGCGTATCCCGTAAGATTGAATATCAGCTTCGCAATGACTATTTCGGACATTTGCAACGACTATCCCAGCAATTTTTCATCAAATACAAAACCGGTGATCTCATGGCCCGCGCCACCAACGACATCGGTGCTGTCACAATGACCATTGGAATGGGCGCAATGTTTGCGATTACAAATACATTGGTCTTCATTTTCGTGGTCGCCATGATGCTCAGCACCAATGCAAAGTTGGCTGTTTTAGCACTAATCCCCTTCCCGCTCATTTTGTTCGTCATGTATGTGAGCTTCGGATTCTTTTATAAAATTTACGAACAAGTTCAAGGGATCTATTCGGGCATCACCTCCCATGTTCAGGAGACCATTGCGGGCATTCGAGTGGTTCAGGCTTATGTCCAAGAGCCAAACGAAATCCGCCAATTCGCACAGGTTAATCAACGCTACCTGAAGGAAAACTTGGCATTGGCGCGAGCGCGAGGGATCATGTGGTCGTTGATGATGCTGCTGTTCGGTTTGTCGTTGGTGATTTTGCTCTGGTTCGGTGGAAACGCTGTGATGGCGAATCGAATCAGCCTTGGTGATCTGGTGGCGTTTACAGCATGGGTTGGCATGTTGAGTTGGCCGATGATCTCTCTGGGCTGGGTATTGAATCTGATCCAACGCGCCTCCGCCTCGATGAATCGGATTAATGAAATCATGGACACGGAACCGCTCATTGCCGATGGGGTGAACACGGATTATCAGATCAAAACATTGCGCGGGGAGATCGAGTTTCGAAACGTTAGCTTTGCATATAATGGCAAGCCGGTGCTAAAAAATATTTCGTTAACAATCCCGGCTGGTAGCACATTAGCCATCATCGGCCCGACTGGAAGCGGCAAATCCACCCTTGTCCATTTGATTCCTCGGCTTATTGATGTCAGTTCAGGGGAACTATTGATAGATGCCACGGAAATCCATAAGATTCCGTTAAAGGTTTTGAGGAGCCATATTGGCATGGTTCCCCAGGAAGCTTTTCTTTTTTCCGAAACGCTTGCGGATAACATCAGCTTCGGCTTAGAGCACGCCCATCCAGATGAAATCGAGCGCGTAGCCGCCATTTCAACCATTCGTGATGATCTGGAGAGTTTTCCAGACAAATACCAAACCCTGATTGGTGAGCGGGGGATCAATCTCTCGGGCGGTCAAAAACAACGCACCGCCATTTCCCGCGCCCTGCTGCGAAAACCCAAGATCCTCATCCTGGATGATGCCCTTTCATCAGTAGACACTTATACGGAAAAAAAGATCTTAGCTGCCTTGCAAGAAAATTACTTTCAACAAACAACCATTATGATCTCGCATCGCATCTCAACCATTAAGCACGCAGATCTGATCATCGTATTAAATGATGGTGAAATCATCGAACAAGGCAATCACGAACAATTATTAGCAAAAAAGGGCTTCTATGCCTCGCTTTATCAGCGACAATTGTTAGAGCAAGCGTTGGAGGAGATTTAG
- a CDS encoding ABC transporter ATP-binding protein/permease yields the protein MMNQYHEEEVLGRAYDSRLLKRLLRYLKPFWFQVILAVAILLSVTALELAGPYLIKIAIDRHIVTRISQGFITIVLLYLAVLALHFVFLFLQTYVMQWIGQQVIYNIRLELFRHLLQLSLSFFDRNPVGRLVTRLTSDVEALNEWFSAGIVSVFGDLFLLIGIIIVMISVHWKLALITFAVLPLLAYVLFFIRSRIRDAYRDIRVRIARINAYLQENITGMMVVQIFNRERRNFNQFDQLNRNHLEAQLRSVFYFSLLWPSIDVIESLALALILWFGALWKYQGAVTFGTLVLFIEYSRRFFRPISDLTDKYNILQSAMASSERIFLLLDQQPEIVNPRNPIRIRQFRGAIEFRNVWFAYKSNRDQSPEWVLKDISFRVNPGEKIAIVGATGAGKSSIINLLCRFYDVHQGEILLDGINIKDLDLPDLRSRIGLVLQDVFLFAGTVADNIRLKNETISAAAISDAARDANALPFIEKLPDQFNYQVMERGASLSTGQKQLLAFARALAFNPQILILDEATSSVDTESELLIQQALKKLMNNRTSICIAHRLSTIQNCDRIIVLHKGTIREEGTHQELLRLKGIYYRLYRLQFMDRNFSEAA from the coding sequence ATGATGAATCAGTATCATGAAGAAGAAGTCTTAGGGAGGGCCTATGACAGCCGGCTTTTGAAACGGCTGCTAAGATATTTAAAGCCATTTTGGTTTCAGGTTATACTGGCAGTGGCAATTTTGCTGTCGGTCACCGCTTTAGAACTGGCTGGCCCTTACCTGATTAAGATCGCGATCGATCGACATATTGTGACTCGGATCTCGCAAGGCTTTATCACAATTGTCTTGCTCTATTTGGCTGTACTCGCGCTGCATTTCGTCTTTCTTTTTCTTCAAACATACGTGATGCAATGGATTGGACAACAAGTCATTTATAATATCCGATTAGAGCTATTTCGACACCTGTTGCAATTATCCCTATCTTTTTTCGATCGGAATCCGGTGGGACGATTGGTCACCCGATTGACGAGCGATGTGGAGGCGCTCAACGAATGGTTTTCTGCTGGTATCGTTTCGGTGTTTGGCGACCTTTTCTTGTTGATCGGCATTATTATCGTCATGATCAGCGTCCATTGGAAATTGGCTCTGATCACGTTTGCCGTATTGCCTTTATTAGCCTATGTGCTCTTTTTCATTCGAAGCCGCATCCGCGATGCATATCGCGACATTCGGGTCCGGATTGCACGGATCAATGCTTATTTGCAAGAAAATATTACTGGCATGATGGTGGTCCAGATTTTCAACCGTGAACGTCGCAACTTCAATCAATTCGACCAACTCAATCGGAACCATCTTGAAGCTCAATTGCGCTCCGTCTTCTACTTTTCATTACTGTGGCCCTCGATCGATGTTATCGAATCATTGGCATTGGCGCTCATTCTGTGGTTCGGCGCCCTTTGGAAATACCAGGGAGCGGTGACATTTGGGACGCTGGTACTATTCATCGAATACTCCCGACGGTTCTTTCGGCCTATTTCTGATCTGACAGATAAATACAACATCTTGCAATCGGCCATGGCCTCTTCTGAGCGCATTTTCCTCCTGCTGGATCAGCAGCCCGAAATTGTCAATCCGCGAAATCCAATTCGGATTCGCCAATTCCGTGGCGCGATCGAATTCCGTAATGTCTGGTTCGCCTACAAATCCAACCGCGACCAATCACCGGAATGGGTGCTGAAGGACATCTCGTTCCGAGTGAATCCCGGAGAAAAAATCGCCATTGTTGGGGCAACTGGAGCAGGAAAAAGTTCGATCATCAATCTGCTGTGCCGTTTCTATGATGTGCATCAGGGTGAGATTTTGCTTGATGGCATCAATATCAAAGATTTGGACCTGCCAGATCTCCGAAGCCGCATTGGGCTGGTCTTGCAGGATGTTTTTTTGTTCGCTGGCACAGTAGCCGACAATATCCGCCTTAAAAACGAAACCATTTCTGCCGCAGCAATTTCTGATGCAGCTCGTGACGCCAATGCTCTACCGTTCATTGAAAAACTCCCGGATCAATTTAACTATCAGGTAATGGAGCGCGGGGCCTCGCTTTCGACCGGCCAGAAACAATTGCTCGCGTTTGCTCGGGCATTGGCCTTTAATCCCCAAATCCTCATCCTGGATGAAGCAACATCCAGTGTCGACACTGAATCAGAACTGCTCATTCAACAGGCACTCAAGAAACTGATGAACAATCGGACCTCGATTTGCATCGCCCATCGGCTCTCAACCATTCAAAATTGCGATCGGATCATCGTCCTGCACAAGGGTACGATTCGCGAAGAAGGCACTCATCAAGAACTGTTACGATTGAAAGGCATCTATTATCGGCTCTATCGATTACAATTTATGGATCGGAACTTCAGTGAAGCTGCTTAA
- a CDS encoding DUF4876 domain-containing protein, with translation MKVILTTIIIGAMSIGTFYCSLDKPTAVDGTLAIKLMAIDTSGVILPGKAIPVPNATIYILSSEYNLFIQDKTDNHGYFELSHLLGTYYQIAAFKYIVRNLPHQTTTLLLTGTLRKDFSPKRPHRDLDTLKMGVMPAAGLVINEIYYTGAPQSNNYYHDQYIELYNASSQIQYLDGLFLCRISGEKNEGNQIVAIEYYRFPGSGSDFPVAPRQFIVVARDAINHVTEGGIQTSIDLSQANWEFYNKLTLDGDNPNVPNLENCAPARISEDFHINQSNDEVALIRVDDAEPVQYYVEKGKPTPYRIFRVDQVIDGVEYSADPSEEFKKAFDVRIDAGYAGLGIERYTGHSIERHHPLTGGPGFDTNNSSFDFKSLNRPTPGWQHGNADIYLPNGTVKLHRHFDKNKIYHIDVQYQQSQFDIASDHPFHNTKFKGINLVIK, from the coding sequence ATGAAAGTGATTTTGACCACGATTATTATTGGCGCAATGTCCATCGGGACGTTTTATTGTTCGTTAGATAAACCCACTGCTGTTGATGGAACATTAGCCATTAAGTTGATGGCAATTGATACGTCCGGAGTGATATTGCCCGGAAAGGCCATCCCAGTACCCAATGCCACGATCTACATTCTTTCCTCCGAGTACAATTTGTTTATTCAAGATAAAACGGATAACCATGGGTACTTTGAATTGTCCCACCTATTGGGCACTTATTATCAGATTGCTGCTTTTAAATACATCGTTCGAAATTTACCTCATCAGACCACCACATTATTGCTTACGGGAACGTTGCGGAAAGATTTTTCACCCAAAAGGCCGCATCGTGACCTGGACACACTGAAAATGGGGGTGATGCCTGCAGCAGGGCTGGTCATCAATGAGATTTACTACACAGGGGCTCCTCAAAGTAACAACTACTATCACGATCAATATATCGAGCTTTATAATGCATCTTCGCAAATTCAATATCTGGATGGGCTGTTTCTTTGCCGGATTAGCGGGGAGAAGAACGAGGGGAATCAGATCGTTGCGATCGAATATTATCGGTTCCCTGGTTCAGGAAGCGATTTTCCTGTCGCGCCCCGACAATTTATTGTGGTTGCTCGAGATGCCATCAATCATGTAACAGAGGGTGGTATCCAAACGAGCATCGATCTTTCTCAAGCAAATTGGGAATTCTATAACAAACTCACTCTTGACGGCGATAATCCCAATGTCCCGAATCTTGAAAATTGTGCTCCAGCGCGAATCAGCGAAGATTTCCATATCAATCAGAGCAACGATGAGGTCGCGTTAATCCGAGTGGACGACGCTGAACCTGTACAATATTATGTTGAAAAAGGCAAGCCCACTCCATATCGAATATTTCGCGTTGATCAGGTAATTGATGGCGTTGAGTATAGCGCCGACCCTTCCGAAGAGTTCAAAAAAGCGTTTGATGTCCGTATCGATGCTGGCTACGCTGGACTGGGGATTGAGCGATATACTGGACATTCGATCGAACGACATCATCCCTTAACCGGAGGACCCGGGTTCGATACTAATAATAGCAGTTTCGACTTCAAGTCTTTGAATCGGCCAACGCCAGGTTGGCAACACGGAAATGCGGATATCTATTTGCCCAACGGTACTGTCAAACTTCACAGACATTTCGATAAAAATAAAATATATCATATCGATGTTCAATATCAACAGAGCCAATTTGACATCGCCAGTGATCACCCATTCCATAATACAAAATTTAAAGGGATCAATCTGGTCATCAAGTAA
- a CDS encoding TonB-dependent receptor, producing MSCIMVALAWGQKTAGAIQGIVLDARTHQPIKQVLVQLNPGAFVTFTRNNGAFWLSHLPPDEYEIQFIKPGYLNAIYLRQKIRVGEIHTLQVELVPSQGMTGDVIQIGGIQILANKELLPEHLETTTLIHSSDLEHIQATSLADALDLVPGMELRNQPHLKSPRTAQLRDPRPANVMSAFGTKIIIDGVPYSNNSNLQGPLLSGVYTGMGNGVDLREIPADHIEAIEVIRGIAPVEHGDFAGGAIKVTTRSSLAPRQRIKAKNNPDTKEINWEGNLILGKSIANYNLNWAYSQRDLRKDYDNTQRISGQIKLVRQSPENHRFNQQLISYSKLIEAVRVNPIDPDAMESIDRGFRFAYGNRFSSRISSGQRFSSNLFINYRRHDSYKQYRIVADNQVASPLMSPGTAIGVKVPYTYLFQCTTLGDELSLGHDVQWRLETFAGKWFHAIKFGHQFQFDENFGQGRKFDVLKPDYIGHRPRKFDAIPGLFQQAFYLNDQLTGRLGKEFTLDLGLRLERYTSDHWPHIHFFKSKHGIFLNPRINFAYYFTSKTQVRLGYGQFTKAPGLSYCFPDPTYFDVLDIATRVIGNDTLFIRDSLITTYVFDGANRNLKGIRERKLELSWDQQLGGIGFSFTGFCSKRDGEFHAETVPVIYHKYLRLGVGEISGQAVIDTLMNHYLTNINAGWSRFDGVDLVIKSQRHPKLNLDGTIMISFHRAKSGVTVLDWGIPFPDFTIPKYPSSVFQVQKALITYQFNYISRALGIWMSLLAQQMPYYRTRRFGYADSLAIAYYHGPSNQTILIPESERGNVAYQRYRLSKNPRAYQAHRYPSKWLINFRISKSLFHGAELSFYVNNLFNNRAYYRDPDNPERYYAGNPEIFYGIEFSMVIDRLFHRRPK from the coding sequence TTGTCTTGCATAATGGTCGCCTTGGCATGGGGTCAGAAAACCGCTGGTGCAATTCAGGGCATTGTATTGGATGCGCGCACGCACCAGCCGATCAAGCAGGTCTTGGTCCAGTTGAACCCTGGAGCGTTCGTTACCTTCACAAGAAATAACGGCGCTTTCTGGTTATCTCATTTGCCACCCGACGAGTACGAAATCCAATTCATCAAACCTGGTTACCTCAACGCAATTTACCTGCGTCAAAAGATTCGCGTTGGAGAGATTCACACGCTCCAAGTGGAATTGGTGCCGAGCCAGGGAATGACTGGCGATGTCATCCAAATTGGAGGTATTCAAATTCTGGCGAACAAGGAACTGCTGCCCGAACATCTCGAGACCACCACGCTGATCCATTCCAGCGATCTGGAGCATATTCAGGCCACCAGTCTGGCCGACGCGCTGGACCTCGTCCCAGGGATGGAACTCAGAAATCAGCCGCATCTCAAGTCCCCGCGAACCGCTCAGTTACGAGACCCCCGACCTGCCAATGTAATGTCCGCCTTTGGAACCAAAATCATCATCGATGGGGTTCCTTATTCCAATAATTCAAATTTGCAAGGACCATTACTGAGCGGCGTCTATACGGGGATGGGGAATGGTGTGGATCTGCGGGAGATCCCTGCTGATCACATCGAGGCCATCGAGGTGATTCGCGGCATTGCCCCGGTCGAGCACGGTGATTTTGCCGGAGGGGCGATTAAAGTGACGACCCGCTCCAGCCTGGCGCCTCGTCAGCGCATTAAAGCAAAGAACAATCCCGATACCAAAGAGATAAATTGGGAGGGCAACCTTATCCTGGGAAAAAGCATCGCCAATTATAATTTGAACTGGGCTTACAGCCAGCGCGATCTGCGCAAAGATTATGATAATACCCAGCGGATCTCTGGCCAGATCAAATTGGTCCGCCAATCTCCCGAGAATCATCGATTCAACCAGCAACTGATTAGCTACTCCAAGCTCATCGAAGCGGTCCGTGTCAATCCCATTGACCCCGATGCCATGGAAAGCATCGATCGAGGCTTCCGATTCGCTTACGGCAATCGATTTAGCTCCCGAATCTCATCAGGCCAACGCTTTTCCTCAAACCTTTTTATCAATTATCGGCGGCACGATTCCTATAAACAATATCGAATTGTCGCGGACAATCAGGTGGCTTCTCCACTCATGAGCCCTGGCACTGCAATCGGCGTTAAAGTCCCTTACACTTATCTATTTCAATGCACCACCCTTGGGGATGAACTCAGCTTGGGACACGATGTTCAATGGCGGCTGGAAACATTTGCTGGCAAATGGTTCCACGCGATCAAATTTGGCCATCAATTCCAATTTGACGAAAATTTTGGGCAGGGCCGAAAGTTCGATGTGCTCAAACCAGATTACATCGGCCATCGCCCTCGCAAATTTGATGCGATCCCCGGCCTATTTCAGCAGGCTTTTTATCTGAATGATCAACTTACCGGGCGATTGGGAAAAGAGTTTACCCTGGACCTGGGCCTACGCCTCGAGCGCTATACCTCAGATCACTGGCCTCATATCCACTTCTTCAAATCAAAACATGGAATTTTTCTGAACCCCAGGATCAATTTCGCTTATTATTTCACCAGTAAAACTCAAGTGCGATTGGGTTATGGTCAATTTACCAAAGCACCGGGGCTGAGCTATTGCTTCCCTGACCCCACTTATTTCGATGTGCTGGATATTGCAACCAGAGTCATCGGAAACGACACGCTCTTCATCCGTGACAGTTTGATCACCACATATGTTTTTGATGGTGCGAATCGGAATTTAAAAGGAATTCGGGAGAGAAAGCTAGAACTCAGTTGGGATCAGCAGCTTGGTGGCATCGGTTTTTCATTCACTGGATTTTGCTCCAAGCGCGATGGCGAATTTCATGCCGAAACAGTACCGGTCATTTACCATAAATATTTGCGATTGGGAGTGGGTGAGATCTCAGGCCAGGCCGTGATCGACACGCTCATGAACCATTATCTCACGAATATCAATGCAGGCTGGTCAAGGTTCGATGGGGTCGATTTGGTCATTAAAAGCCAGCGTCATCCCAAACTTAATCTCGATGGCACCATTATGATCAGCTTTCATCGCGCCAAAAGCGGAGTCACGGTTCTTGACTGGGGAATACCGTTTCCCGATTTTACTATTCCGAAATATCCATCGTCGGTGTTCCAAGTTCAAAAAGCACTAATCACATATCAATTCAATTACATCTCTCGCGCGCTGGGCATCTGGATGTCGTTGCTGGCGCAACAGATGCCTTATTATCGAACGCGTCGATTTGGCTATGCAGATTCGCTGGCAATAGCTTATTATCACGGGCCGAGCAATCAGACCATCCTGATCCCAGAATCGGAGCGAGGCAATGTGGCTTATCAGCGCTATCGACTTAGCAAGAACCCCCGCGCTTATCAAGCCCACCGTTATCCTAGTAAATGGCTGATCAATTTTCGCATTAGCAAATCGCTGTTCCACGGCGCTGAGCTTTCCTTTTATGTCAACAACCTCTTCAATAATCGCGCCTATTATAGGGACCCTGATAACCCCGAGCGCTACTATGCTGGCAATCCGGAAATTTTCTATGGGATTGAATTTAGTATGGTCATCGATCGGTTGTTTCATCGGAGGCCCAAATGA
- a CDS encoding threonine/serine dehydratase — MSAYSPQNISAKKAYRLIKKYIRETPLEPCGLLSQLTRGRVFLKMEHWQKTGSFKLRGALTRLLTLSPEQKERGVIAASAGNHGLGLAMAGAITGVKSRIVLPVNAARTKVQMLGQFGIEIIQAGRDYDEAEDVAMQIARDCQLTFISGFDDPIVISGQGTIAIEIFRELPQPDVILVPVGGGGLISGIAITAKQFHPATSIIGVQSEASPAMYRALQLNMVVETPIEETIADGLAGRLVSPTIFATIQHYVDDMILVSEQEIVSAILWLLQYHHTLVEGAAAVGVAALLSGKINIEGKNCVAILTGRNIDIDRVKTILNRTAPDGAE; from the coding sequence ATGTCGGCTTACTCTCCCCAGAATATTTCAGCAAAAAAAGCATATCGATTGATCAAAAAATATATTCGAGAAACTCCTTTGGAGCCATGCGGACTATTATCTCAACTTACCCGAGGTCGGGTGTTTTTAAAAATGGAGCATTGGCAAAAAACTGGCTCATTTAAGTTGCGAGGTGCGCTCACTCGGTTATTGACCTTATCGCCAGAGCAAAAGGAGCGAGGGGTAATTGCCGCCTCCGCAGGCAATCATGGACTTGGCCTGGCAATGGCAGGTGCCATCACTGGAGTTAAATCCCGAATTGTTTTACCAGTCAATGCTGCGCGGACCAAAGTCCAAATGCTCGGACAGTTTGGCATCGAAATCATACAGGCTGGCCGGGATTATGACGAGGCCGAGGATGTGGCCATGCAAATCGCGCGGGATTGCCAATTAACTTTCATTTCAGGATTCGATGATCCCATCGTGATCTCAGGCCAGGGGACCATTGCCATCGAAATCTTTCGCGAATTGCCCCAGCCCGATGTGATCTTGGTGCCCGTTGGAGGAGGGGGATTGATCTCGGGGATTGCGATCACTGCCAAACAGTTTCACCCAGCGACCAGCATTATTGGGGTCCAGAGCGAAGCTTCACCTGCGATGTACCGCGCTCTCCAATTGAACATGGTCGTGGAAACCCCCATCGAAGAAACCATCGCTGATGGGCTGGCTGGCCGATTGGTGAGCCCTACGATTTTCGCTACAATTCAGCATTACGTAGATGATATGATCCTGGTCAGCGAGCAGGAGATCGTTTCCGCCATCCTGTGGTTGCTCCAATATCATCATACGCTGGTGGAAGGAGCTGCCGCAGTGGGTGTGGCGGCATTGCTATCAGGCAAAATTAATATCGAAGGGAAAAATTGTGTGGCCATTCTCACCGGGCGCAACATCGACATCGATCGGGTGAAAACCATTTTGAATCGAACGGCTCCAGATGGAGCTGAATAA
- a CDS encoding DUF4390 domain-containing protein, translated as MRKYFLTILLVLFFIRIDEAAGKRLVIDSVTVNSERLCIDFHADDLLDEKVIEGLQRGLTSTVEYQIELWEKRGKLINHLVGQRSIRMKVFYDPWEHKYVIMSADEKRLTSSIETVRQKCSTMENFELLPIDQLNSRHRYYIEVKMILRPLSLENYQEIKHWLSGKAKEFKLNDLDDTQKQEQQFKRSLFRLFLALTGFGDRVISGRSPYFVVEDRTIHWEKQ; from the coding sequence ATGAGAAAATATTTTTTGACAATCCTGCTTGTGCTATTTTTCATCCGGATTGATGAAGCGGCTGGAAAACGTCTGGTGATCGATTCGGTGACAGTCAATTCGGAACGATTGTGCATTGATTTTCATGCAGATGATCTTCTGGATGAAAAGGTCATCGAGGGATTGCAAAGGGGCCTCACCAGCACCGTTGAATATCAAATCGAGTTGTGGGAGAAACGGGGGAAACTAATCAACCATTTGGTGGGACAGCGCTCGATCCGGATGAAGGTCTTTTACGATCCGTGGGAGCACAAATACGTGATCATGAGTGCTGATGAGAAGCGTCTCACCAGTTCTATAGAAACAGTGAGACAAAAGTGCTCAACGATGGAGAATTTTGAGCTCTTGCCAATCGACCAATTGAACTCCAGGCATCGCTATTACATTGAAGTGAAAATGATTTTGAGGCCGCTCTCGCTGGAAAATTATCAAGAGATCAAACATTGGCTCAGTGGCAAAGCGAAGGAGTTCAAACTCAATGATCTGGACGATACCCAAAAACAAGAGCAACAATTTAAACGCAGCCTGTTCCGACTATTTTTAGCGCTGACCGGTTTTGGCGATCGGGTGATTTCAGGAAGAAGCCCATATTTTGTCGTAGAAGATCGAACGATTCACTGGGAAAAGCAATAA